One part of the Raphanus sativus cultivar WK10039 chromosome 7, ASM80110v3, whole genome shotgun sequence genome encodes these proteins:
- the LOC108816754 gene encoding protein STRICTOSIDINE SYNTHASE-LIKE 12-like — protein sequence MMSSLSTVSPLLLLSLLWAVISVDASFQSLPLPILMSGPQSFAFNSTEKGFYTGVSGGTILKYTPEKGFVIFAHITKSSNSLLCYGLQEPISSKKCGRPAGIAFNEITGDLYVADALLGLHVVSPAGGLAVKIADGVDGNPFKTLNGLDVDPTTGIVYFTSLSSYFSAYQMHLLLRLNDATGKLYKYDPSTKVVTVLMEGLGGAAGCTVSSDGSFVLVSQFTKDNIIRYWIKGPKAGSSEDFSNSPSRLHPSSIRRIGSTGNFWIAAVQRVTNQTAVAKVDSNGEVLQRIYVPLLYNFLSEVNEFDGSLYFGSLTERYVGTLKL from the exons ATGATGTCGTCTTTGTCCACAgtatctcctcttcttcttctttctcttttgtgGGCGGTCATCTCGGTTGACGCGTCTTTCCAGTCACTTCCGCTGCCGATACTTATGTCCGGCCCTCAATCTTTCGCCTTTAATTCCACAGAAAAAGGCTTCTACACTGGAGTCTCCGGTGGTACAATCCTCAAGTATACTCCCGAGAAGGGTTTTGTCATTTTTGCACACATCACAAAATCATC GAACTCTTTATTGTGCTACGGTTTACAAGAACCGATTTCCTCCAAAAAGTGCGGCCGACCGGCGGGGATAGCCTTCAATGAGATAACAGGTGATCTTTACGTCGCCGATGCTCTATTGGGTCTTCACGTTGTTTCTCCTGCCGGTGGTTTGGCCGTAAAGATCGCCGACGGTGTTGATGGAAATCCCTTCAAGACTCTCAATGGTCTTGACGTTGATCCAACAACTGGTATCGTCTACTTCACTTCCTTGAGCTCGTACTTCAGCGCATA CCAAATGCATCTTCTATTGCGCCTGAACGACGCCACAGGAAAACTCTACAAGTACGACCCCTCAACTAAGGTTGTCACCGTATTGATGGAAGGTCTAGGCGGCGCAGCTGGCTGTACCGTAAGCTCGGATGGTTCTTTCGTGTTGGTTAGTCAGTTTACAAAGGATAACATCATAAGGTATTGGATCAAAGGACCTAAAGCTGGTTCTTCTGAAGACTTCAGCAATTCGCCATCACGTTTACACCCTAGCAGTATCAGAAGAATTGGTTCTACTGGAAATTTTTGGATCGCTGCCGTGCAGAGGGTTACAAACCAAACAGCAGTCGCCAAAGTCGACTCTAACGGTGAAGTGCTTCAGAGAATTTATGTTCCTCttctatataattttcttagCGAAGTTAACGAGTTCGACGGTAGTCTATACTTCGGGAGTCTCACTGAGCGCTATGTTGGAACTCTTAAGCTTTAA
- the LOC108816729 gene encoding protein STRICTOSIDINE SYNTHASE-LIKE 12-like, whose product MMSSLSTTSLLPLLLLSLLWAVISVDASFQTLPLPILMSGPQSFAFNSTGKGFYTGVSGGTILKYTSEKGFVIFARITKSSNSLLCYGLQEPFSSKKCGRPAGIALNEKTGELYVADALLGLHVVSPAGGLAVKIADAVDGNPIKFLNGLDVDPTTGIVYFTTLSSHFSAYQMHLLLRLKDATGKLYKYDPSTKVVTVLMEGLGGAAGCTASSDGSFVLVSQFTKDNIIRYWIKGPKAGSSEDFSNSPSRLHPSSIRRIGSTGNFWIAAVQRVTNQTAVAKVDSNGEVLQRIYVPLLYNFLSEVNEFDGSLYFGSLTERYVGTLKL is encoded by the exons ATGATGTCATCTTTGTCCACAACATCTCttctccctcttcttcttctttctcttttgtgGGCGGTCATCTCGGTTGACGCGTCTTTCCAGACACTTCCGCTGCCAATACTTATGTCCGGCCCTCAATCTTTCGCCTTTAATTCCACAGGAAAAGGATTCTACACTGGAGTCTCTGGTGGTACAATCCTCAAGTATACTTCCGAGAAGGGTTTTGTCATTTTTGCACGCATCACAAAATCATC GAACTCTTTGTTGTGCTACGGTTTACAAGAACCCTTTTCCTCCAAAAAGTGCGGCCGACCGGCGGGGATAGCCCTCAATGAGAAAACAGGTGAGCTCTACGTCGCCGATGCTCTGTTGGGTCTTCACGTTGTTTCTCCTGCCGGTGGTTTGGCCGTGAAGATCGCCGACGCTGTTGATGGAAATCCCATCAAGTTTCTAAATGGTCTTGACGTTGATCCAACAACTGGTATCGTCTACTTCACTACCTTGAGCTCACACTTCAGCGCATA CCAAATGCATCTTCTGTTGCGTCTGAAGGATGCCACAGGAAAACTCTACAAGTACGACCCATCAACTAAGGTTGTCACCGTATTGATGGAAGGTCTAGGCGGCGCAGCTGGCTGTACCGCAAGCTCGGATGGTTCTTTCGTGTTGGTTAGTCAGTTTACAAAGGATAACATCATAAGGTATTGGATCAAAGGACCTAAAGCTGGTTCTTCTGAAGACTTCAGCAATTCGCCATCACGTTTACACCCTAGCAGTATCAGAAGAATTGGTTCTACTGGAAATTTTTGGATCGCTGCCGTGCAGAGGGTTACAAACCAAACAGCAGTCGCCAAAGTCGACTCTAACGGTGAAGTGCTTCAGAGAATTTATGTTCCTCttctatataattttcttagCGAAGTTAACGAGTTCGACGGTAGTCTATACTTCGGGAGTCTCACTGAGCGCTATGTTGGAACTCTTAAGCTTTAA
- the LOC108816275 gene encoding glyceraldehyde-3-phosphate dehydrogenase GAPC2, cytosolic isoform X1 translates to MTPHFCSSHSSRVQEKAKLSSTNLDSLFGSAESFETCMFKYDSVHGQWKHHEIKVKDEKTLLCGEKPVTVFGIRNPEDIPWAEAGADFVAESTGVFTDKDKAAAHLKGGAKKVFISAPSSIVLYETCQPFMLMLVTTSCAQRDLCIPGCDVVWNL, encoded by the exons ATGACTCCGCACTTCTGTAGCTCGCATTCGTCAAGGGTCCAAGAGAAGGCAAAACTCTCGAGTACAAACCTGGATTCACTGTTCGGATCGGCCGAATCGTTCGAG ACCTGCATGTTTAAGTACGACAGTGTTCATGGTCAGTGGAAACACCATGAAATTAAGGTTAAGGATGAGAAGACTCTTCTCTGTGGTGAGAAGCCTGTCACCGTCTTTGGCATCAG GAACCCTGAGGATATCCCATGGGCTGAAGCTGGAGCTGACTTCGTTGCTGAGTCTACTGGTGTTTTCACAGACAAGGATAAAGCTGCTGCTCACTTGAAG GGTGGTGCCAAAAAGGTTTTCATCTCTGCCCCGAGCTCGATCGTACTGTATGAAACTTGTCAACCTTTCATGCTTATGTTAGTTACCACGTCATG TGCTCAGAGGGATTTATGCATACCAGGATGTGACGTCGTGTGGAATCTATGA
- the LOC108816275 gene encoding glyceraldehyde-3-phosphate dehydrogenase GAPC2, cytosolic isoform X2, which yields MTPHFCSSHSSRVQEKAKLSSTNLDSLFGSAESFETCMFKYDSVHGQWKHHEIKVKDEKTLLCGEKPVTVFGIRNPEDIPWAEAGADFVAESTGVFTDKDKAAAHLKGGAKKVFISAPSSIVLYETCQPFMLIAQRDLCIPGCDVVWNL from the exons ATGACTCCGCACTTCTGTAGCTCGCATTCGTCAAGGGTCCAAGAGAAGGCAAAACTCTCGAGTACAAACCTGGATTCACTGTTCGGATCGGCCGAATCGTTCGAG ACCTGCATGTTTAAGTACGACAGTGTTCATGGTCAGTGGAAACACCATGAAATTAAGGTTAAGGATGAGAAGACTCTTCTCTGTGGTGAGAAGCCTGTCACCGTCTTTGGCATCAG GAACCCTGAGGATATCCCATGGGCTGAAGCTGGAGCTGACTTCGTTGCTGAGTCTACTGGTGTTTTCACAGACAAGGATAAAGCTGCTGCTCACTTGAAG GGTGGTGCCAAAAAGGTTTTCATCTCTGCCCCGAGCTCGATCGTACTGTATGAAACTTGTCAACCTTTCATGCTTAT TGCTCAGAGGGATTTATGCATACCAGGATGTGACGTCGTGTGGAATCTATGA
- the LOC108816275 gene encoding glyceraldehyde-3-phosphate dehydrogenase GAPC2, cytosolic isoform X3, translating to MTPHFCSSHSSRVQEKAKLSSTNLDSLFGSAESFETCMFKYDSVHGQWKHHEIKVKDEKTLLCGEKPVTVFGIRNPEDIPWAEAGADFVAESTGVFTDKDKAAAHLKGGAKKVFISAPSSIVLAQRDLCIPGCDVVWNL from the exons ATGACTCCGCACTTCTGTAGCTCGCATTCGTCAAGGGTCCAAGAGAAGGCAAAACTCTCGAGTACAAACCTGGATTCACTGTTCGGATCGGCCGAATCGTTCGAG ACCTGCATGTTTAAGTACGACAGTGTTCATGGTCAGTGGAAACACCATGAAATTAAGGTTAAGGATGAGAAGACTCTTCTCTGTGGTGAGAAGCCTGTCACCGTCTTTGGCATCAG GAACCCTGAGGATATCCCATGGGCTGAAGCTGGAGCTGACTTCGTTGCTGAGTCTACTGGTGTTTTCACAGACAAGGATAAAGCTGCTGCTCACTTGAAG GGTGGTGCCAAAAAGGTTTTCATCTCTGCCCCGAGCTCGATCGTACT TGCTCAGAGGGATTTATGCATACCAGGATGTGACGTCGTGTGGAATCTATGA
- the LOC108814896 gene encoding 60S ribosomal protein L6-3, translating into MPAKQRTPNVSRNPDLIRGVGKYSRSQMYHKRGLWAIKAKNGGVFPRHDTKSKVDSPAEKSPKFYPAEDVKKPLANRRKPKPTKLKSSITPGTVLIILAGRFKGKRVVFLKQLTSGLLLVSGPFKINGVPLRRVNQSYVIGTSTKVDISGVSVDKFDDKYFGKVAEKKNKKGEGEFFEAEKEEKKEIPQGKKDDQKAVDAALIKAIEAVPELKTYLGARFSLKQGMKPHELVF; encoded by the exons ATGCCGGCGAAACAGAGGACGCCTAATGTCAGCCGAAACCCTGATCTGATCAGGGGAGTAGGTAAATACTCAAGGTCTCAGATGTACCACAAGAGAGGTCTTTGGGCTATCAAGGCCAAAAACGGCGGCGTTTTTCCCCGCCACGACACTAAGTCCAAAGTTGATTCTCCTGCGGAGAAGTCCCCTAAGTTCTATCCTGCTGAAGACGTCAAGAAACCTCTCGCCAACAGACGCAAGCCAAAGCCTACCAAGCTCAA ATCCAGCATTACGCCAGGGACAGTGCTGATCATCCTTGCTGGTAGGTTCAAGGGCAAGAGAGTTGTCTTCTTGAAGCAGCTTACTTCTGGTTTACTTCTTGTGTCCG GACCGTTCAAGATCAATGGTGTTCCTTTGAGACGTGTTAACCAGTCCTATGTGATTGGCACTTCCACAAAGGTTGACATTTCTGGAGTTAGCGTCGATAAATTCGATGATAAGTATTTTGGAAAGGTTGctgagaagaagaacaagaagggAGAAGGAGAGTTCTTTGAGGCAGAGAAAGAG gagaagaaggagattcCACAAGGGAAGAAAGATGACCAGAAGGCCGTTGATGCAGCTTTGATCAAAGCCATTGAGGCAGTTCCAGAGTTGAAGACTTACTTGGGCGCAAGGTTCTCATTGAAACAGGGGATGAAGCCCCATGAGCTTGTTTTCTAA
- the LOC108816647 gene encoding cytosolic sulfotransferase 18-like, with translation MATETVTDTTGPSHDETESTEFEKQLKRYQGLISTLPRVKGWRPKDPLIGYGGHWLIQPIVEGSLYAQEFFQAGPNDFLICSYPKTGTTWLKSLTFVIANRSRFDDSTNPLLKRNPHELIPFIEIEFPLFHQVEGLKDEGNTLFSTHMPYKLLPDSVVKTGCKMVYIWRDPKDTFISLWHFFQKKRSDSGPLISLEESFDMFCQGFSAYGPYLDHVLAYWKAHQENPDQILFLKYETLSADPLPHVKKLAEFMGYGFTTEEEKNGVVEKVANLCSFETLKNLEANKGDKEREDYSSPFTNSAYFRKGKIGDWENYLTPDMAARMDRIMEEKVKGTDLLENGK, from the coding sequence ATGGCAACAGAAACCGTAACCGACACTACCGGGCCAAGCCATGACGAGACCGAGTCAACAGAGTTCGAGAAGCAACTGAAACGGTACCAAGGCCTGATCTCCACGTTGCCTCGCGTGAAAGGCTGGAGGCCCAAAGATCCCCTGATTGGGTACGGTGGTCATTGGTTGATACAGCCTATCGTCGAAGGTTCCCTTTACGCGCAAGAGTTCTTCCAAGCAGGACCCAATGACTTCCTCATCTGTAGCTACCCAAAGACAGGTACCACTTGGCTCAAATCACTAACATTCGTAATAGCCAACAGATCTCGCTTTGATGATTCCACGAACCCTCTCCTAAAACGTAACCCTCATGAGCTTATTCCTTTCATTGAGATCGAGTTCCCTTTGTTCCATCAAGTTGAGGGTCTCAAAGACGAAGGGAACACTCTGTTCTCAACTCATATGCCATACAAGTTACTACCCGATTCGGTTGTGAAAACGGGTTGTAAGATGGTTTATATCTGGAGAGACCCAAAGGACACTTTCATCTCCTTGTGGCATTTCTTCCAAAAGAAAAGGTCAGATAGTGGCCCGCTCATTAGTTTGGAGGAGTCTTTTGATATGTTCTGTCAAGGTTTTTCTGCCTACGGTCCTTATCTTGATCATGTCCTGGCATATTGGAAAGCTCACCAAGAGAATCCAGATCAGATTTTATTCCTTAAGTATGAGACTCTGAGTGCTGATCCTTTGCCTCACGTGAAGAAATTGGCTGAGTTCATGGGTTATGGATTTACAACTGAGGAAGAGAAAAACGGGGTTGTTGAGAAAGTTGCGAATCTTTGCAGTTTCGAGACGTTGAAGAATCTTGAAGCTAACAAAGGagataaagagagagaagattATTCTTCTCCTTTTACAAATAGTGCGTATTTCAGGAAAGGAAAGATCGGAGATTGGGAAAATTATCTGACTCCAGACATGGCAGCTCGTATGGATAGGATAATGGAAGAGAAAGTGAAGGGTACTGATTTGCTTGAAAATGGTAAATGA
- the LOC108815418 gene encoding uncharacterized protein LOC108815418: MEELGLPERLFETGFEPSGRKRINNYFNLRWIEVVKAALSDSQQELLAESQFRLLMLMGSHTFSVMFAHQLLSRQLVTKKLYELWWLFAGKPICYGIGEFALVTGLNCGTPPTPTVGAQRMGKGKKKAKSKLKQLGGDGVVWQSLFGDVETITPEWIICRLAQKDKYKDEDTRLRLSLLLLVEGILCPTSGSTQIRPEIVEMVGDIGQFMDYPWGRESFLLTVSSGKIRLPEQLAQDTLAIQGFAHAMVLVTVCSCPQIIVEPRLGEDLVNDELPIEDIVDAVCSRTVKINVVTVQNLELIGQASVRSILCEASDTPSFPDEVEDLRVAHMVSLIREGFPFEINTWHGGVKAQVAKQWKGGHGPQGLGAGSGDHGQTSNTDGHSRVGDHGVTLDVQNLVRCLADELYARAGPLLGTLKTHITGEMLSLKEEVLAAPRMSSQGSMPDQAGAVSNRIPRDNQHGVLTPVTLHVTSPGGHVVEKDGGKPGPKDDDTTHSPGGDGNVEQFTSFQDLLTDVVQATGPDGVYGGELYDDSCDNVDKGPAHDDETTKPPSSQPSSPPEFPESIQMDAEHDDSGDNLNKSHPDDDEPTKLASTQLSSPFASPAPIQMDVEAVPQSSSNIVATSPVDVTLPTDPTLPTDPVGAPILSCPKDQGERKSNPSSSEFGEKRASKRLRFQSVRLSSPAPLVQPGKGRGRGTKKNATRKPKLKSGSPPVPDACPSSNCSPTKPTSTFETPTIVGPLVGGFSPLDRLNAFRLAGFNTVMHTHREYNLGEGVIVDNSVFKSLFESSQPQPIKAADLVVTFIRMRLRKEGIKSYDFLPGSFVHALRGEYQQFIHVQDIAKFSFSSIFGDPCFPNMSWGNDVKALYCPFQVDGRHWIGLVIDISKWCIQVLDCNPVCVQDSQLEALLTPFIILMPLLIRHNGGNTVNEAAVASPLPITRLDLPLCCEPTGLSCVATHILLELHATNNLAQVANLTVENLAIAAQTYAVEAFAAFNPDHLNNFSIGS, from the exons ATGGAAGAGTTAGGTTTGCCTGAACGGTTGTTTGAGACAGGGTTTGAACCCTCTGGCCGGAAGAGAATTAACAACTACTTCAATTTAAGGTGGATAGAAGTTGTTAAAGCGGCACTTTCGGATTCTCAACAAGAGCTGTTGGCGGAGTCTCAGTTTAGACTGCTAATGCTTATGGGTTCTCATACTTTTTCAGTAATGTTTGCACATCAGCTGTTGTCGCGTCAGTTGGTGACGAAGAAGTTGTATGAGCTATGGTGGTTGTTTGCGGGGAAGCCCATTTGTTATGGTATTGGGGAGTTCGCCTTAGTTACAGGTCTCAATTGTGGGACACCGCCAACGCCAACCGTGGGGGCCCAACGGAtgggaaaaggaaaaaaaaaggccAAATCAAAACTGAAACAGTTAGGCGGTGATGGAGTCGTTTGGCAATCATTATTTGGTGACGTGGAGACGATAACCCCAGAGTGGATCATATGCAGGTTGGCTCAGAAAGACAAATACAAAGATGAGGACACCAGATTGCGTTTGTCTCTTCTTTTGCTTGTAGAAGGTATATTATGCCCAACAAGTGGTTCAACACAGATTAGACCAGAGATTGTTGAAATGGTCGGGGATATTGGCCAGTTTATGGATTATCCTTGGGGAAGGGAGTCATTTCTGTTAACTGTTTCAAGCGGAAAGATTAGGTTGCCAGAACAATTAGCCCAAGATACACTGGCTATACAAGGTTTTGCGCATGCTATGGTTCTGGTTACAGTGTGCAGCTGTCCACAAATTATTGTGGAACCACGTTTAGGGGAAGATTTGGTGAACGACGAGCTTCCAATAGAAGACATTGTTGATGCCGTCTGTTCTAGGACGGTTAAAATTAATGTAGTCACTGTTCAAAACCTAGAACTTATTGGCCAG GCTTCAGTTCGTTCCATCCTATGTGAAGCCTCTGACACACCTTCTTTTCCAGATGAGGTGGAAGATCTCCGAGTTGCTCACATGGTTTCTTTGATTCGCGAAGGCTTTCCTTTTGAAATCAATACATGGCATGGTGGTGTAAAGGCACAGGTTGCAAAGCAATGGAAGGGTGGTCATGGTCCACAGGGATTAGGCGCTGGTAGTGGAGATCATGGTCAAACCTCCAATACAGATGGCCATTCACGCGTCGGTGATCATGGTGTGACATTGGATGTTCAAAATCTTGTGCGTTGTTTAGCAGACGAACTATATGCACGTGCAGGGCCATTGTTAGGCACTCTGAAAACCCACATAACCGGGGAAATGCTTTCCTTAAAGGAGGAAGTTTTAGCCGCACCACGAATGTCTTCTCAAGGTTCAATGCCAGATCAAGCAGGAG CTGTTTCCAATCGTATTCCTCGAGATAATCAACATGGAGTCCTAACTCCCGTCACCTTGCATGTGACTTCTCCTGGTGGCCATGTTGTAGAAAAGGATGGAGGCAAGCCTGGCCCAAAGGATGACGATACAACT CACTCCCCTGGTGGTGATGGAAACGTTGAGCAGTTCACATCTTTTCAAGATTTGCTTACTGATGTGGTCCAGGCGACGGGACCAGATGGTGTTTATGGTGGGGAATTATAT gaTGATTCCTGTGACAATGTAGATAAAGGCCCCGCTCACGATGACGAAACTACTAAGCCGCCCTCTAGTCAGCCTTCTTCTCCACCAGAGTTCCCTGAATCTATACAGATGGATGCTGAGCAT GATGATTCTGGTGACAATCTAAATAAAAGCCATCCGGACGATGATGAACCTACTAAGCTGGCCTCTACTCAGCTTTCTTCTCCATTTGCGTCCCCTGCACCTATACAGATGGATGTTGAGGCTGTGCCACAGAGTTCTTCTAATATAGTTGCTACATCGCCTGTTGATGTAACATTGCCAACCGATCCAACGTTGCCAACCGACCCGGTTGGAGCACCTATTCTATCCTGCCCAAAAGATCAAGGGGAAAGAAAATCAAACCCGTCATCCTCTGAATTTGGGGAGAAGAGGGCTAGCAAAAGGCTTCGTTTTCAATCGGTGAGGTTGTCATCTCCAGCACCATTGGTTCAGCCGGGAAAGGGTCGAGGAAGAGGAACAAAGAAAAATGCCACGCGTAAACCGAAGTTGAAAAGTGGATCTCCGCCTGTTCCAGATGCGTGTCCCTCTTCAAATTGCTCACCGACCAAACCCACATCGACATTTGAGACACCTACAATCGTTGGCCCTTTGGTTGGGGGATTTTCTCCGTTAGATCGTCTGAATGCATTCCGTCTGGCTGGGTTTAACACTGTTATGCATACGCACAG GGAATACAATCTTGGAGAAGGTGTTATTGTTGACAATTCTGTTTTCAAGTCCTTATTTGAATCTTCTCAGCCGCAACCAATTAAG gCCGCTGACCTGGTTGTTACATTTATTCGAATGAGGCTGCGTAAAGAGGGTATAAAATCTTATGATTTCTTGCCAGGCAGTTTCGTGCATGCGCTTCGTGGGGAGTACCAGCAATTCATTCATGTTCAAGACATTGCCAAATTCAGTTTCTCAAGTATTTTTGGGGATCCATGCTTTCCAAATATGAGCTGGGGGAACGATGTTAAAGCACTATACTGCCCATTTCAAGTTGACGGAAGGCATTGGATTGGTCTTGTCATTGATATATCGAAGTGGTGCATACAGGTTTTAGACTGCAATCCTGTGTGTGTGCAGGATTCACAATTGGAAGCACTGCTTACCCCTTTTATAATCTTGATGCCATTGCTTATACGTCACAATGGGGGAAACACAGTTAACGAGGCAGCTGTTGCATCACCTCTTCCCATAACCCGGCTTGATCTACCCTTATGTTGTGAACCAACTG GATTATCGTGTGTTGCAACCCATATTCTCTTGGAACTGCATGCAACAAATAATCTTGCCCAGGTCGCCAATCTCACCGTAGAGAATCTTGCAATTGCAGCACAGACATACGCAGTTGAAGCTTTTGCTGCTTTCAATCCGGATCACCTCAATAACTTTTCCATTGGCTCCTAA
- the LOC108815419 gene encoding uncharacterized protein LOC108815419, with protein sequence MSTSISDYSYANSFRLSEGNKNGGPLCHCGRKTSLTKSWSDDNPGRLYFRCEVHTFVAWSDEEKACMWQKASLLEARDIMRRQRDEIRQLKAANAKLLRDWNSVQESQVRFDDDVPAVDPDKNLEVELIKAAAREKMIRHCLSISWVGFIVATAIIASRCFK encoded by the coding sequence ATGTCAACCAGCATTAGTGATTATTCATATGCCAATTCTTTTCGTTTATCAGAGGGCAACAAGAACGGCGGCCCTCTATGTCATTGTGGTCGAAAGACCTCGTTAACTAAATCCTGGTCTGATGACAATCCCGGTCGGCTATACTTCCGATGTGAGGTTCATACTTTCGTTGCTTGGTCAGACGAGGAGAAAGCATGCATGTGGCAGAAGGCAAGCTTATTGGAGGCTCGAGACATAATGCGCCGCCAACGAGATGAAATTCGACAGCTGAAAGCAGCAAACGCTAAACTCCTCCGGGATTGGAATAGTGTTCAGGAGAGTCAAGTCCGCTTTGACGACGACGTTCCTGCTGTCGATCCCGATAAGAATCTGGAGGTCGAATTGATAAAGGCGGCTGCGAGGGAGAAAATGATCCGCCACTGTTTGTCAATCTCCTGGGTTGGTTTTATAGTTGCAACAGCAATCATTGCATCTCGTTGTTTCAAGTAA